The proteins below are encoded in one region of Mycobacterium shinjukuense:
- a CDS encoding ParA family protein produces MIDHPDSGTEIGLTGRPPRSTPDPTPRGSHGPAKVVAMCNQKGGVGKTTSTINLGAALAEYGRRVLLVDMDPQGALSAGLGVPHYELDKTIHNVLVESRVSIDDVLIHTRVKHMDLVPSNIDLSAAEIQLVNEVGREQTLARALYPVLDRYDYVLIDCQPSLGLLTVNGLACADGVVIPTECEFFSLRGLALLTDTVDKVRDRLNPKLDISGILITRYDPRTVNSREVMARVVERFGDLVFDTVITRTVRFPETSVAGEPITTWAPKSGGALAYRALAREFIDRFGV; encoded by the coding sequence ATGATCGACCACCCCGACAGCGGCACCGAAATCGGCCTGACCGGCCGGCCACCGCGGTCGACCCCTGACCCCACCCCCCGCGGCTCGCACGGCCCGGCCAAGGTCGTCGCCATGTGCAACCAGAAGGGCGGCGTCGGGAAAACCACCTCGACCATCAACCTGGGCGCCGCGCTGGCCGAGTACGGCCGGCGGGTGCTGCTGGTGGACATGGACCCGCAGGGCGCCCTGTCCGCGGGCCTGGGCGTGCCGCACTACGAGCTGGACAAGACCATCCACAACGTGCTGGTGGAGTCGCGGGTGTCGATCGACGACGTGCTGATCCATACCCGGGTCAAGCACATGGATCTGGTTCCCAGCAACATCGATCTGTCCGCGGCCGAGATCCAACTGGTCAACGAGGTGGGTCGCGAGCAGACCCTGGCCCGGGCGCTGTACCCGGTGCTGGACCGCTACGACTATGTGCTGATCGACTGTCAGCCGTCGCTGGGCCTGCTCACCGTCAACGGGCTGGCCTGCGCCGATGGCGTGGTCATCCCGACCGAGTGCGAGTTCTTCTCGCTGCGCGGCCTGGCGCTGCTTACCGATACCGTTGACAAGGTGCGCGACCGGCTCAACCCGAAGCTGGACATCAGCGGAATCCTGATCACCCGCTACGACCCGCGGACCGTCAACTCGCGCGAGGTCATGGCCCGGGTCGTGGAGCGGTTCGGTGACCTAGTGTTCGACACCGTGATCACCCGCACCGTCCGCTTCCCGGAGACCAGTGTCGCCGGTGAACCCATTACCACCTGGGCCCCCAAGTCGGGAGGTGCCCTGGCCTACCGCGCGCTGGCTCGCGAGTTCATCGACCGATTCGGCGTGTGA
- a CDS encoding SulP family inorganic anion transporter: protein MVRRIARELLSGVTVAIVALPLAIAFGITATGSSQGALVGLYGAIFAGFFAAVFGGTPGQVTGPTGPITVVAAATIGAHGLEAAFVAFILAGALQILFGLCRLGSLIRYIPHPVISGFMGGIAIIIIVSQSHQMRSSFLLVVVTIVLLLGSGRLTKAIPPSLIVLVLITSTLPLVAPWLRDLSIGPVPINRTVEYIGEIPEAMPSLNVPQFSGPLVLQVLSSALAIALLGSLDSLLTSLVMDNITGTRHRSNKELIGQGIGNIASGLFGGLASAGATVRSVVNNRNGGRTALSAATHSVVLFAFVAGLGAVVQFIPLAVLSGILILTAVGMFDWKAMRKAHVSPKGDVIVLFTTMVVTVVVDLTVAVLMGVTLALLVHALRSRQRKANVTQDDDGTYFIDGPLSFLSVDGVLRPLREGRTDVTLNLQNVSYLDTSGAWALLYFLDHCQRDGHEVSIATMPPHVADQLIALADDEQRAKLEAALEA from the coding sequence GTGGTCCGACGAATCGCACGAGAACTCCTGTCGGGAGTGACCGTTGCAATCGTTGCGCTGCCGCTAGCGATCGCGTTCGGCATCACCGCGACCGGAAGTTCCCAGGGCGCTCTGGTCGGGCTCTACGGCGCCATCTTCGCCGGATTCTTCGCCGCGGTGTTCGGCGGGACACCCGGCCAGGTCACCGGCCCCACCGGCCCGATCACCGTTGTCGCCGCGGCCACCATCGGTGCCCACGGGCTCGAGGCCGCCTTCGTCGCGTTCATCCTGGCCGGCGCCTTACAAATCCTGTTCGGACTTTGCCGGCTCGGTTCGCTCATCCGCTACATTCCGCACCCCGTGATCTCGGGATTCATGGGTGGCATAGCGATCATCATCATCGTCAGTCAGTCGCACCAGATGCGCAGCAGCTTCCTGCTCGTGGTGGTGACGATCGTCCTGCTGCTGGGTTCCGGCAGGCTCACCAAAGCGATCCCCCCGAGCCTGATAGTCCTGGTGCTGATCACGTCGACGTTGCCGCTGGTTGCACCGTGGCTGCGCGACCTCAGCATCGGGCCGGTCCCGATCAACCGCACGGTCGAATACATCGGGGAGATCCCGGAGGCCATGCCGTCGCTCAATGTTCCGCAGTTCAGCGGTCCACTGGTGCTGCAAGTGCTGTCGTCGGCCCTGGCCATCGCGCTGCTGGGATCCCTCGACTCGCTGCTGACGTCGCTGGTGATGGACAACATCACCGGCACCCGGCATCGCAGCAACAAGGAACTGATCGGCCAGGGGATCGGCAACATCGCCAGCGGCTTGTTCGGCGGGCTGGCCAGCGCGGGCGCGACTGTCCGGTCCGTGGTGAACAACCGAAACGGTGGGCGCACCGCGCTGTCGGCGGCCACCCACAGCGTCGTGTTGTTCGCGTTCGTCGCCGGGCTCGGCGCGGTCGTGCAATTCATCCCGCTCGCGGTGCTGTCGGGAATCCTGATACTCACCGCGGTCGGCATGTTCGACTGGAAGGCCATGCGCAAAGCTCACGTGTCGCCCAAGGGCGACGTCATCGTGCTGTTCACGACGATGGTCGTCACCGTCGTCGTCGACCTCACCGTCGCGGTGCTGATGGGAGTCACCCTCGCGCTGCTCGTCCACGCGTTGCGATCCCGGCAGCGCAAGGCCAACGTCACCCAGGACGACGACGGCACCTACTTCATCGACGGCCCCCTGTCGTTCCTGTCCGTCGACGGCGTGCTCAGGCCCCTGCGGGAGGGCCGCACCGATGTGACGCTGAACCTGCAGAACGTCAGCTACCTCGACACCTCCGGCGCCTGGGCCCTGCTGTATTTCCTGGACCACTGCCAGCGGGACGGTCACGAGGTCAGCATCGCCACGATGCCCCCACACGTCGCGGACCAACTCATCGCCCTCGCCGACGACGAGCAACGGGCAAAGCTGGAAGCCGCCCTCGAAGCCTGA
- a CDS encoding DHA2 family efflux MFS transporter permease subunit, translating into MVVVPTAGPNDSNQLDARLLRIAGVCVLGSMMAIVDTTVVTVAQRTFITEFDSTQAVVAWTMTGYTLAMAAVIPMAGWAADRFGTKRLFMGSLAAFTMGSLLCAIAPNITSLIVFRVTQGLGGGMLMPLVLTILTREAGPKRLGRVLAVLGIPMLLGPVFGPVLGGWLIDSFSWQWIFWINLPFGLIAIVGAAIVFPKDRSTPSETFDFVGMLLLSPGLATFLYGVSVIPGRGTAADRQVWIPVAIGLVLVTGFAFHALSRADHPLIDLRLFTNRVITLANAAMFLFATSFFGAGLLFPSYFQQLLQQTPLQAGLSMVPRGIGAMLTMPVAGSLMDKRGPGKILLVGITLITTGMGIFAYGVALQADYSPTLVTGLTIMGLGMGATMMPLSAAAVQTLAPHQISRGSTLVNVNQQVASSIGTALMSVILTSQFNRSANVSAAHEVEILRADAARRGVPVDVSQMPGQARTPDFAVNLLHDLSRAYTVVFVVAVVLVALTFIPVAFLPKKPSGPQ; encoded by the coding sequence ATGGTTGTGGTGCCCACCGCCGGTCCCAACGATTCCAATCAACTCGACGCGAGGCTGCTCCGGATCGCCGGCGTCTGCGTCCTAGGTTCGATGATGGCGATCGTCGACACCACCGTGGTCACCGTCGCGCAGCGCACCTTCATCACCGAGTTCGACTCCACCCAGGCCGTCGTCGCCTGGACGATGACCGGCTACACCCTTGCAATGGCCGCGGTAATCCCGATGGCCGGCTGGGCCGCCGATCGGTTCGGCACCAAGCGACTCTTCATGGGCTCGCTGGCGGCCTTCACGATGGGGTCGCTGTTGTGCGCAATAGCGCCAAATATTACCTCGCTCATCGTATTTCGGGTGACGCAGGGTCTCGGCGGGGGCATGCTGATGCCGCTGGTCCTTACGATCTTGACCCGCGAGGCGGGCCCGAAGCGGCTCGGCCGGGTGCTGGCGGTCCTAGGCATCCCGATGCTGCTGGGCCCGGTCTTCGGACCGGTCCTCGGTGGCTGGCTGATCGACAGCTTCAGCTGGCAGTGGATCTTCTGGATCAACCTGCCGTTCGGTCTGATCGCGATCGTCGGTGCGGCGATCGTCTTCCCGAAGGACCGCTCGACGCCGTCGGAAACCTTCGACTTCGTCGGCATGCTGCTGCTGTCGCCCGGCCTGGCGACATTCCTGTACGGCGTGTCAGTGATCCCCGGCCGCGGTACGGCGGCCGATCGCCAGGTGTGGATACCGGTGGCCATCGGCCTGGTGTTGGTCACTGGGTTCGCCTTTCACGCGCTCTCCCGCGCCGATCATCCGCTGATCGATCTGCGGCTGTTCACGAATCGGGTGATTACGCTGGCCAACGCGGCAATGTTTCTGTTCGCCACTTCCTTTTTCGGCGCCGGGCTGCTCTTCCCGAGCTATTTCCAGCAGCTGCTGCAGCAGACGCCGCTGCAAGCTGGGTTGAGCATGGTCCCCCGGGGAATCGGCGCCATGCTGACCATGCCGGTAGCCGGATCGCTGATGGACAAACGCGGACCGGGCAAGATCCTGTTGGTCGGCATCACCCTGATCACCACGGGCATGGGCATTTTCGCTTACGGGGTCGCGTTACAGGCTGACTACTCGCCGACTCTGGTCACCGGGCTGACAATCATGGGCCTGGGCATGGGCGCCACCATGATGCCGCTTTCCGCCGCCGCGGTCCAGACCCTGGCCCCGCATCAGATCTCGCGCGGTTCGACGCTGGTCAACGTCAATCAACAGGTGGCGTCCTCGATCGGGACCGCACTGATGTCGGTCATCCTCACCAGTCAATTCAACCGCAGCGCAAACGTTTCCGCGGCACACGAGGTCGAAATCCTGCGCGCCGACGCGGCCCGCCGTGGGGTGCCGGTTGACGTATCGCAGATGCCGGGACAGGCCCGCACCCCTGACTTCGCGGTCAACCTGCTGCACGACCTCTCGCGCGCCTATACAGTCGTTTTCGTGGTGGCGGTGGTGCTGGTGGCGTTGACGTTCATCCCGGTGGCGTTTCTTCCGAAAAAGCCGTCCGGCCCGCAGTAG